The genomic segment GGCGACTTAGAATAGGACAATAAAGGTCTAAAATTTCTTTTCGATATAGTAATAATTGATCAACAGGGTTTTTCTTAACATACGAAATTTTTTCGCCTTGGGAGTTTACTGCATAAAGGTGTTTTTTCCCGTTACTAAACTCTTCAATGCCATATTGCATGGCTTTGAAATCCCAATTTTTAACTTCAAAAACACCAATGCCAATCTTAGGATGCAAAATGACGATATCAGGACATAAACCATTCAAATGAGGTTGAATATAAATCTCCCAACCTTGCGGTAAATACTGATCTAAGTATTCAATAAATTGAATTTCACCAGCCTCTAAAGGCTGGCGTAATTTATCCCATTGATCTTTAGATGGAGAAATTAAACGGTTATTCATCATTTAAAGCATTTTTCTTATCAGGATGAACGAACTACCATAGAGATGTTGATACAAGTGCTATGGGAACTAATACATACTGGATTTTAACCCCTACATAATCCAGCATAAGGAAGCATAAAATTAATAATATCCAAGAAATTCCAGCAATTGTGCCAAAAAAATTGGCTAAAGTGGAGCGAATTTTGAATAGCATACTACCTCTATCACTACTAAGAATTGATCCAATATTAATAACTGATGTTACGCAGTAAGTGTATTTTTTGGTACTTTCACCACAATATGTTGTGGTTGAATTTTTGAAAATTTACAACATATATGCTGGGTGCGTAAAAGCAGTTAATAATTAGATTTTAATATACTCTGCCTTAAACCCACTCTAAGATAACACTAAAGATTCACATAAATGATTATATTTTATACATAATTTTCCAGAAAATCGTAAATAAATGATCTGTTTTACTCTTCCTGTGTAATCTCTTTTCCAAAGCCTCAATCAAAGTATCTCGCTTTTCAGTAATCTCATCTTCAACATCAAAAAATTGTTGTCGCATACGGCGTTTTTCTTTTTCAGCCTTTTTGATTTACTCTTAGATATTTCACTCTTGTTCAATATCATTGGCTTGGCGTGATTCTCGTTTCAATGCATTAATCTTAAGTTTAATATCATCCAACATTTTTTCAGTCGCCAACATACGATCTTTAGCCGATTGTTCTCACTTATTCCTTTCCTTGCGATAGGCTTAGACTCCGCCAGATTCCAGCCAGAACTATTTAATCAATCGTGAAAGCTGTTGCCGTTTCCTCGCAGTTTTACTGGTGGGTTGCTTTAACTATGCCATTAGGTTTGATTAAATTGCCAGGATTTGGATTTTATTGTCAGTTATTTACACTTAAATACCAATAAGTGGTTCTAACAGACAATTCATAGCAAAACCTATCCATTAAGTGGAATAGACAGGTACTTGATGTTATTTCTCTTACATTCTTTGTTACTTTGGTGTTATAGGGTGTTCTGACAGATCCAAGCGGGTATTTTTTACTGCCAATAGGGTGGAAATGCATAACCATTTTGTGGTAATTCACTGCCAAAATTGCACAGTGGAAATAGAGAATTTGTTTTAAATAATTAATTTTTTGAGCCTGATTTTTATAGTGTAATGAAATGCCAAATATAGTGTAATGCACCTATTTTATAGTGTAACGCACCCCAAAAAATGGGATTTTTATAGTGTAACGCACCCCAAAAAATGGGATTTTTATAGTGTAACGTACAGTCAAATTATAGTGTAACGCACCTTTTTTTATAGTGTAACGCACCTCTTTTTATAGTGTAACGGTAGGAATGTATAAAAAATAATGAAATCTAAGGTTTTTTCTGGGTGACTTTAGGTTGGAGGTGATTAGGATTGTATATTTTTGATTAAATTTTAATCGCATGGCTGTTTGTTAATTTGTAAAAGCAGGGTGCGTTCATATCAAAATCGATCATTTTTAGAAGGGAATTTATGCGACAAAATGACGCATTGGTTAGAGAATTAACTCTGTCTTTGAAACTTAAAAGGAAAGTTTTGAGGACCACGGCTTTATGATTTCTAACTAAAGAGTGTCTACAAAATCGGTGGCTATTCAAGCGTATAGAAGTTGTGATTTACTTGATTATTTATCAAATGAGGCTGCTTCATTTTCTATTCAAGAGCAGTTGTATCAGGACTGCACTCGACTTGAAGAGGAGGTGGATAAAGTAAAATTAGAGATAGAAATATTAGGATCTGTTGACACTTACTGTTCATAATTAACCCTATAACGGTAGCCATAAAAATATACAGGCTAAGGCAACAGAACTTTGATAATTTCTTTTGAGCTTGTCATATCGAGTAGCTATTCCTCTAAATTGCTTTAATCTACAAAACATATTTTCAACTAAATGCCTGATTTTATATAAATACCAGTCCATATGGTCATTGTTCGATTGGCTATTCGTTTTCTTTGGTATATTCGCTTTAGTCCCTGTTTTCCTGATCTGTTCACGCAGTGGTTCTGAATCATAGCCTTTATCTGCACATACCACTTTTGTCTCTTTTAAATCTAATGTTGATATTAAATCAGGTGCAACTTTAACATCATGTGTGGTTCCATCGGTAATCATGAAATCAATAGGATTGCCATGTGCATCAACAATCAAATGTATTTTTGAGGAGTTTCCTCCTGCACTTTTAGAAATAGATTGATTCGCTATGCCGGCAGAATGTTGATGAGCACGTACATGAGAGCCATCAATAAAAATCCACTCCATATCGGGGCATGAGGCTAGTAATTTGAATAATCTAAGTAACTTACCGCTGCTTGACCAACGATTAAAACGTTTGAAAATAGAGTTTGAATGACCAAAACAAGAAGGAATATCTCGCCACGGACAACCTGTCCTAATTCTATAGAGAATAGCTTCAATAAAATTGCGTAAATTTGAGTTGTGGTGAATGGATAAATTACGCAGAATAACTTTCAACTTTTGCCAATGTTGATCTGTCAGCATGGTACGAGGCATAGCGAATAGTAAAATTGGGTTTGGCGATTTGATTTTACTACTTCGCTATTTTTTTAAGCTAAAAGTGTCAACACACCCTAATAAAGAGCATAGATTTATTTTTTGTGCGACATATAATGTCGCTAATGTGCTTATGATTGTAGATAAATATTAGGTAATTGATTAATATTTAAAAGAAAAGAGAGTAAATATAATAAGAGGGTAAACGTATTTCAAATCTAGATCAGGCATTAAAATTGGCATGTGAACGCCATGCAGGGCAAGTAGATAAGGCAGGACAGGATTATATTCAACATCCATTGCGCGTTATGGAAAATGTTCAACAGCCACATGCCAAGATCTGCGCTGTTCTCCACGATATTTTAGAAGATACACCAACGACAATAGATGAGCTCAAAGTCTTGGGATTTGAGCAAAAGATAATAGATGCGATTATTGCCGTGACTAAAGTAAATGGTGAAAATCGCTTCCAAGCGGTACAGCGTACTGTTAAAAATCCGATTGCTTGTGAAGTTAAGCTCGCTGATTTGAGCGACAATATGGATTTATCTCGACTCCCAAAAATATCTGCCAAAGATTTGATACGCTATAAACAATATCAAAAGGTCCAAGAAATACTAAAAGAGGCTTATGCAATTCATCAGCATGTAAAAGCTTTAGATCTGGATACTGAATATCCAGAGTTTGAATATGGAAGTATGCGATTTAATTTTCAATATTTACTTAATGCACTATTTGATCAATTGCATCCGCTAGGAGGGAACCAAATTGATAGACCCCAGGAATGGTGGATTTTATTTGAAGATGCTAGTGAATATTTTGCTTACTGTAAGCGTAAAAAATTAAGACCTTCTCCAAAACACTTTATCCAATTATTTAATACGACTGATCGTGATTTTTTCGGCAGTTCATTTCAAACCTTAGCGGATCAAGATGTTTTGATGGATGTCTACAATAATGTTCTTAGTCATCATTTTACGAAGGATATCGCATGATTTTGAAAGAAGACTTGATGATTGATGGATTACACTACGTATTAAAGTTTGATCATTATAGTTTTTCCTTCTCATTGAATAACCCACCACGCGCCAAAGTCCAAATCAATTATCGTAGACATCCAGAATTAGCCTTATTTAGAGATGACCCCATATATGAAGATCTCAACTTGAAGTTACCAGCCTTGAAAGTTTTTAATGCGATTAGTCAGAGAGTTGAAGAACTTATTTATAAGCATAGGATTCATTATTGGTCTTTTAGTGCCACTTCAACTAAAAAAGCCAATGTTTATGAAAAACTTTTAAAGCGATGGATGAGTCGTAACACCATGGTCTTTAAATATGATCGTGTGGGAAATGATTTTTATGTATATGTAGAGAACAATTTTAATGAGTAATATTGCCATAATATAAAGAATCTAATGCGGATATTGATTAAAAGTTCTTGAAGATCTAGAAAGCTTAAAACTGAAATGTGTTAAATATAGTAAGTGTATTTTTGTCGTATATACAAAAAAATGAGGGGAGTTAAGTGTTAAACACGGCGCAAAACAATAGAGCTTTGAAAGATTATTTATACAACTTACAGATTGATATTTACGACACTGAAGGACTTCCACAATCGTTTCACAATACGGTAAAAGCCAATATCACATTCACTAAAAAACTAAATGACTTTAAACAGCTGATTGATTGTTTAAGTGGAGACCGTTGCTTTAAACCTTGGGTATGGGAAACAGAGGAAGTGTTGGAACAGTCTGAACGATATATACGTGATTTTGCATATCAAGACATAGCGGTACAGCAATTTATCCAAGCGCATCAAGATTTAGCAATTAGAATTTTAGAGCTAGCTGGTCGTATATACGAAGGACATTGGGCTCATGGGGTGTCAAAAGAAACAGACCAGCAATTTTATGACCTGACAGAGTTTTGTAGACGTATATGGTTAAAAGAAAGTAAAGCTTGGGTAGCATTGGCTAGAGCATGGCGTAAGAGAAACCAAAAGTAAGTAGCTATTAAGATTTAAAACAGTAGATTTTGAAAGATTGGGGTAAAGAGTGTCAGTAGAGCAACACCAACAATTATTATGGAATCAGTTCTTAGAGGCTTGGCCACTTGGGCGACTGAGAAATATGACCATCGAGGAATACTCCCAGGCTGGAGATAAAGAAAATTTTACATATTGCCTAGAACGGGAAACCAAACCAATAGCAAATATTTTAGGTGGCTCAGCATTTAAGTTCGGTATATTTCACCGCAGTGCTACGGAAGAAAAACTCGATGGAAAAGGCAAGATATATCAAGATGGATATGCTTGGTTAGAAAAATATGGTGCGACCAAAGAACAAGCATTTGCAGAAATTAAAAGACGAATAATTGAAACAATTGAAAATGCACAAACAGGGAATTTAGAAGCTATTGATGCTTTGGATTTTTCACCTGTAGTGAAATGGAAAATAGCCTTTTTATATCAAAATCAGACACAGCCGAAAATCATCTCTATTTTTTCAAAGACGATGCTGGACTTTCTGACAAAGGATAAAAAGTTAAATTATGCTCAGACTTATCAATATGAACCGTACCGGGTTTGTCGGAGAGTCAATATTCTGAGAGACTATCCCGATGACAAAATTAAAATATACCCCTGAAATCAGAGAAAGAGCGGTTCAATTATTGATTGAATCTGAAAAAGATTATCCATCGAATTGGGCTGCGATCACCGCTATTGCTCCCAAGATAGGTTGTACTCCTGAAACACTACGTGTTTGGTATCAAAAATATTTAGATAAACAAAATCCAGTTAAAGTACAGCAGCTTTCAGACCAAGAACGTATCAAACAACTCGAACGCGAAAATAAAGAACTGCAACGCGCCAATGAAATTCTACGTAAAGCAGCCGCTTTTTTCGCCCAGGCGGAGCTCGACCGCCCACACAAATAATGGTGGATTTTATCCATAATAATAAAGAGCTGTACGGAGTCGAGGCGATTTGTAGAATTTTACCGATCGCACCTTCAACCTATTACCGGACTCTAGATCTCTGCGAAAATCCAGAACATCGAGCAAAGCGAGATTTACATGACTTGCATCATGCTGAGGAGATTAAACGAATTTGGAAAGAAAGTTCAGGTCGATACGGTGTGCGTAAGGTCTGGCAACAACTGAAACGTGAAGGCTATGTGATTGCACGTTGTACAGTTGCTCGATTGATGCAGAAGCTAGGTATACAAGGTGTTTGG from the Acinetobacter sp. YWS30-1 genome contains:
- a CDS encoding IS5-like element ISAba31 family transposase, which produces MPRTMLTDQHWQKLKVILRNLSIHHNSNLRNFIEAILYRIRTGCPWRDIPSCFGHSNSIFKRFNRWSSSGKLLRLFKLLASCPDMEWIFIDGSHVRAHQHSAGIANQSISKSAGGNSSKIHLIVDAHGNPIDFMITDGTTHDVKVAPDLISTLDLKETKVVCADKGYDSEPLREQIRKTGTKANIPKKTNSQSNNDHMDWYLYKIRHLVENMFCRLKQFRGIATRYDKLKRNYQSSVALACIFLWLPL
- a CDS encoding IS3 family transposase (programmed frameshift), which gives rise to MTKLKYTPEIRERAVQLLIESEKDYPSNWAAITAIAPKIGCTPETLRVWYQKYLDKQNPVKVQQLSDQERIKQLERENKELQRANEILRKAAGFFRPGGARPPTQIMVDFIHNNKELYGVEAICRILPIAPSTYYRTLDLCENPEHRAKRDLHDLHHAEEIKRIWKESSGRYGVRKVWQQLKREGYVIARCTVARLMQKLGIQGVWRGKNKQTTRSRDDQKRADDLVKRNFSADHPNQLWVGDFTYIQTHSGWVYTAFIIDVFSRAIVGWKVSTRMNTDMVLDALEQALHDRGMPKNVIHHSDRGVQYLSIRYTNRLEAANLRASVGTTGDSYDNALAETVNGLYKTEVIEYLKADWQGLADVQLATLNWVDWFNKKRVHSALGYVSPFEFEAMYYDKINPLGQVA